Part of the Nicotiana sylvestris chromosome 5, ASM39365v2, whole genome shotgun sequence genome is shown below.
GCTATGTTACAAGGTACAATCAGTCAAAAAAATAACTCCTTCAAATTCTACAAAAGCAACAACATAATGCAGAAATATGCCTTCAGAAAATCACAACTGAAGTTATTGGTTTGTAGGGACAGAACTACGATGGTACAACCAGATCGTAAGGCAGCTCCTTTTAAGTCAATTTGTGGATGGTTTTCATATCAATGACTTCCTCGAGAGTTCCCTTCTCAAGATGATCCCACCACTTGAACAAGAAGTTGTCAACGACAAGTCTGAACCAAGGGGATAGCTTCAGACCTCCCTCACCAGCATCTGCTTTCCTCAAAAGCTCTTTCAGTTGTTCTCGGTTCACGTATTTAACATCAGCAACTTCATCTGGGTTTGGTTTCATGTTAACTTCACGAACGGTGAATAGAAGATAATCAACTGCAACAGTAGACAAGGATCAGCTACCAGTTATAACTCTATCTACGCAAATACAAATGCTAATTGTACAGTAAACACTTAATCTCAAGACAGTCAAAGCTGTGAATGAGATCAAAGGTAAGCAGCACATGTCTGTTATAATCAAAATTGCAAGAAACAAACCGAACCAGTTTCCAGGCTAGAACTGCAAGATAAAAATAACGAAGATTGAGTTATTACGTTCATGTTCTCCCCACTTTCCATCGGATGGAGCTTTATAAAGTATACGACCCAATGGGGTGAACTGGTCAACTGGGACATCTTCAGCAGGAATGCCCAATTCGTCAAGAAGCTTCCTTTGTGCAGCATTTCTTACCCCTGGCAGTTGACAATAAAGAGTGAGGTGAAGAAGAAAATGTGATCATAATTAAACACTTCAGCTAAGCAGAAAAAATACCAAGAGCATTCTCCTCAATGAGCTCAGAGTCTCGGTAGAGTGGATGGCTGCAGCAGGTGTTAGTCCATACCAAAGGAAAGGTTACCTTTGTTGCTGATCGTTGCTGTATATAGAATATGACAATATATTAAGTGCTTCAATCTCAGAGTCATAAAATATGCATCAAATCtaagaaaacaacaacaacaacaacaaaaacaacaaaaaacaaaaaaaaaacaggtGTAATCCCATAAGTGGGGGTTGGGGAGAGTAGTATGTACgcggaccttacccctaccttgtaaaGATCATCAAATCTAAGATATATTAACGTAAAACAGTTCTAGAGCTTAGTCAATTAGTTTGCTAGGTCATCTAAATACTAAGACGGAATCGAACTGACACTCCTATCATTTAACCCTACAAAACAAAAGGCCATTCAACGAGTTACATCTACCAGCCATTTCAGAAACAATTTGTCAAACTTCAGGAAAAAAAATATCAGCAATTTACTTTTACCAGCAATATCAATATATGGAGACGATATCATATAACGCTAAGCAATACCCACTACTTTACTCTAAGCAATATGTTGTTACTAACCATTTTGACAGTAACTCATTCACTTGGCGAAAGTTGAAAGGGAAAGAATCAAAAGGAGGATTTCACAACCATTAACTGCTTTAGAGTTTTTTAATGCACATACCTGAAGAAGCAATTCATATTTTGAGTTAAATAGAAATACACTGAAAGCTCTATGCAGCAAATTTTCGGCTTCGATCTTTTCCATTAAATGACCTGCAATTATGGTT
Proteins encoded:
- the LOC104249910 gene encoding isopentenyl-diphosphate Delta-isomerase I, which translates into the protein MSLTTTPSFQIWRRFIAASPITCPSSLSLVSVSKSPLLKSHRIAASLRCYSSSTRMGDAIADANMDAVQRRLMFEDECILVDENDRVVGHDTKYNCHLMEKIEAENLLHRAFSVFLFNSKYELLLQQRSATKVTFPLVWTNTCCSHPLYRDSELIEENALGVRNAAQRKLLDELGIPAEDVPVDQFTPLGRILYKAPSDGKWGEHELDYLLFTVREVNMKPNPDEVADVKYVNREQLKELLRKADAGEGGLKLSPWFRLVVDNFLFKWWDHLEKGTLEEVIDMKTIHKLT